A genomic stretch from Spiroplasma endosymbiont of Clivina fossor includes:
- a CDS encoding IS1/IS1595 family N-terminal zinc-binding domain-containing protein — protein sequence MEKIIQELVNTLTDDQFLEFYEKVKQQAELIKKQKRLNEIDQKFRAQGIKCPKCESYHCVKNGHNSEGKQKYLCKNCRASFDAFRNHFIYWSHLNYEQWNLLIQISLLGQSSKTISRFIKTTLKTAWYNRQKLMKSKQLENTQLKFKKLSGKIQIDETFIKEIHKGNFKYKTDPRRIHLDPFATNTKCCIQMAIDNNNNIYVKSTNTKRLQKQWVIENMNKELINENSIITSDMQKLYFLVAKQTNSTLCVTKTTINPEASYRNLNKISKLQSSLKEALIHYHGLGFTNIQNYLNLWKWKYQHKGLTPNQQTAVLYFNV from the coding sequence ATGGAAAAAATAATTCAAGAACTAGTAAATACTTTAACAGATGATCAATTTTTAGAATTTTATGAAAAAGTCAAACAACAAGCAGAATTAATAAAAAAACAAAAACGTTTAAATGAAATTGATCAAAAATTTAGAGCGCAAGGTATTAAATGCCCTAAATGTGAATCTTACCATTGCGTTAAAAATGGACATAATTCAGAAGGAAAACAAAAATATTTATGTAAAAATTGCCGTGCAAGTTTTGACGCTTTTCGTAATCATTTTATTTATTGAAGTCATTTAAATTATGAACAATGAAATTTATTGATTCAAATTTCATTGCTGGGGCAATCTAGTAAAACAATTTCTCGTTTTATTAAAACTACATTAAAAACTGCTTGATATAATCGTCAAAAATTAATGAAATCAAAACAATTAGAAAATACCCAATTAAAATTTAAAAAATTATCTGGTAAAATCCAAATCGATGAAACATTTATTAAAGAAATCCATAAAGGAAATTTCAAATATAAAACTGATCCACGAAGAATTCACCTTGACCCATTCGCAACTAATACTAAATGCTGTATTCAAATGGCAATTGATAATAATAACAATATTTATGTTAAATCCACAAACACCAAACGTTTACAAAAACAATGAGTTATTGAAAATATGAACAAAGAATTAATTAACGAAAATTCAATTATTACTTCCGATATGCAAAAATTATATTTTTTAGTAGCAAAACAAACAAATTCTACTTTATGTGTAACTAAAACAACAATTAATCCTGAAGCTAGTTATCGTAACTTAAATAAAATCAGTAAATTACAATCTAGTCTTAAAGAAGCCTTAATTCATTATCATGGTTTAGGTTTTACTAATATTCAAAATTATTTAAATCTCTGAAAATGAAAATACCAACATAAGGGTTTAACTCCAAATCAACAAACAGCGGTATTATATTTTAATGTATAA
- a CDS encoding IS1/IS1595 family N-terminal zinc-binding domain-containing protein — protein sequence MEKIIQELVNTLTDDQFLEFYEKVKQQAELIKKQKRLNEIDQKFRAQGIKCPKCESYHCVKNGHNSEGKQKYLCKNCRASFDAFRNHFIYWSHLNYEQWNLLIQISLLGQSSKTISRFIKTTLKTAWYNRQKLMKSKQLENTQLKFKKLSGKIQIDETFIKEIHKGNFKYKTDPRRIHLDPFATNTKCCIQMAIDNNNNIYVKSTNTKRLQKQWVIENMNKELINENSIITSDMQKLYFLVAKQTNSTLCVTKTTINPEASYRNLNKISKLQSSLKEALIHYHGLGFTNIQNYLNLWKWKYQHKGLTPNQQTAVLYFNV from the coding sequence ATGGAAAAAATAATTCAAGAACTAGTAAATACTTTAACAGATGATCAATTTTTAGAATTTTATGAAAAAGTCAAACAACAAGCAGAATTAATAAAAAAACAAAAACGTTTAAATGAAATTGATCAAAAATTTAGAGCGCAAGGTATTAAATGCCCTAAATGTGAATCTTACCATTGCGTTAAAAATGGACATAATTCAGAAGGAAAACAAAAATATTTATGTAAAAATTGCCGTGCAAGTTTTGACGCTTTTCGTAATCATTTTATTTATTGAAGTCATTTAAATTATGAACAATGAAATTTATTGATTCAAATTTCATTGCTGGGGCAATCTAGTAAAACAATTTCTCGTTTTATTAAAACTACATTAAAAACTGCTTGATATAATCGTCAAAAATTAATGAAATCAAAACAATTAGAAAATACCCAATTAAAATTTAAAAAATTATCTGGTAAAATCCAAATCGATGAAACATTTATTAAAGAAATCCATAAAGGAAATTTCAAATATAAAACTGATCCACGAAGAATTCACCTTGACCCATTCGCAACTAATACTAAATGCTGTATTCAAATGGCAATTGATAATAATAACAATATTTATGTTAAATCCACAAACACCAAACGTTTACAAAAACAATGAGTTATTGAAAATATGAACAAAGAATTAATTAACGAAAATTCAATTATTACTTCTGATATGCAAAAATTATATTTTTTAGTAGCAAAACAAACAAATTCTACTTTATGTGTAACTAAAACAACAATTAATCCTGAAGCTAGTTATCGTAACTTAAATAAAATCAGTAAATTACAATCTAGTCTTAAAGAAGCCTTAATTCATTATCATGGTTTAGGTTTTACTAATATTCAAAATTATTTAAATCTCTGAAAATGAAAATACCAACATAAGGGTTTAACTCCAAACCAACAAACAGCGGTATTATATTTTAATGTATAA